In one Lolium rigidum isolate FL_2022 chromosome 3, APGP_CSIRO_Lrig_0.1, whole genome shotgun sequence genomic region, the following are encoded:
- the LOC124700451 gene encoding uncharacterized protein LOC124700451: protein MALTNFIVTVAAVGAAVLLFTTDVRKSGAVFRRNARQIRHWLEEDTASAASKSAKEAVPPPKKLDAEIPKDKPKDH from the exons ATGGCGCTCACCAACTTCATCGTGACGGTGGCGGCTGTTGGCGCGGCGGTGCTCCTCTTCACCACCGACGTCCGCAAGTCCGGCGCCGTCTTCCGCCGCAACGCCCGCCAAATCCGACACTGGCTCGAGGAGGACACCGCGTCCGCCGCATCCAA GTCTGCAAAAGAAGCTGTACCGCCTCCCAAGAAATTGGATGCAGAGATTCCCAAGGATAAGCCAAAGGATCACTGA
- the LOC124704197 gene encoding BEL1-like homeodomain protein 4, which yields MGIATPPCQTTAHVSQPKSTAAIQDGRRPATASSMSHSQGFHSGVYGFSSDGFDRAGSSQQDQQQQEQQHHVAQQSRRDKLRVQGFDPAAAGLLPIDGDDHGAEPGAMYDHAAAAGASNMLAEMFNFSAQTPAGPSATELLASQMNANYRYGFRQAPGGVVAGLASGDGGGWFGSGGPGGANLLGETSSPKQPGGMAGLATDPAAAMQLFLMNPQHHQQQSRSSPPTSPPPSDAQSAIQHHEAFQAYGAGSFGGGVVEGQGLSLSLSPSLQQLEMAKQAEELRVRDGVLYFNRQQQQQAPSVQQQLPMALHGQVGSLGQQLHVGYGPAGVAGVLRNSKYTRAAQELLDEFCSVGRGQTIKGGGGRGAGAGGSASNPSKGGASSSGAAQSPSSASKEPPQLSPADRFEQQRKKAKLISMLDEVDRRYNHYCDQMQMVVNFFDSVMGFGAATPYTALAQKAMSRHFRCLKDAIAGQLRQSCELLGEKDAGTGSGLTKGETPRLRAIDQSLRQQRAFHHMGMMEQEAWRPQRGLPERSVSILRSWLFEHFLHPYPSDADKHLLARQTGLSRNQVSNWFINARVRLWKPMIEEMYQQETKELEGSSAGGGAGGPESGNDPSGADDMHSPTTTGAMQHSHLQPQGVVMQHGGGRYGIQQEHGMPGIHPHKLDPGAAGPSAADAAFVGLDPVELLGGDAHVGAADDLYGRFEPGVRMRYGPATTGAATGDVSLTLGLQHAGAGNPGPDASGRFSLRDYNGC from the exons ATGGGTATAGCGACGCCACCGTGTCAGACGACCGCGCACGTGAGCCAGCCGAAGAGCACTGCGGCGATCCAAGACGGCCGCCGGCCGGCCACCGCGAGTTCTATGTCCCACTCCCAGGGGTTCCACAGCGGCGTCTACGGCTTCTCCTCCGATGGCTTCGACCGGGCGGGATCCAGCCAGCAGGACCAGCAGCAGCAAGAGCAGCAGCACCACGTGGCGCAGCAGAGTCGGCGCGACAAGCTGAGGGTCCAGGGTTTCGACCCGGCTGCCGCCGGGCTGCTCCCCATCGACGGCGACGACCACGGCGCCGAGCCCGGCGCCATGTACGACCACGCGGCGGCCGCGGGCGCATCCAACATGCTCGCCGAGATGTTCAACTTCTCCGCGCAGACGCCGGCGGGACCCTCCGCCACCGAGCTTCTCGCCAGCCAGATGAACGCCAACTACCGCTACGGGTTCCGGCAGGCGCCGGGAGGGGTAGTAGCTGGCTTGGcgtccggcgacggcggcggctggttCGGCAGCGGTGGCCCCGGCGGGGCCAATTTGTTAGGTGAGACGTCATCGCCCAAGCAGCCAGGCGGCATGGCGGGCCTCGCCACCGACCCGGCCGCCGCGATGCAGCTGTTTCTGATGAACCCTCAGCATCATCAGCAGCAGTCGAGGTCATCGCCGCCGACGTCGCCTCCACCGTCGGACGCGCAGTCCGCCATCCAGCACCACGAGGCCTTCCAGGCGTACGGCGCGGGCTcgttcggcggcggcgtggtggaAGGGCAGGGCCTGTCCCTCTCGCTGTCGCCGTCGCTGCAGCAGCTGGAGATGGCGAAGCAGGCGGAGGAGCTGCGGGTGAGGGACGGCGTGCTCTACTTCAAccgtcagcagcagcagcaagcgccGTCGGTGCAGCAGCAGCTCCCGATGGCATTGCACGGGCAGGTGGGGTCGCTGGGGCAGCAGCTCCACGTCGGGTACGGCCCCGCCGGCGTGGCGGGCGTGCTGCGCAACTCCAAGTACACCCGCGCGGCGCAGGAGCTCCTCGACGAGTTCTGCAGCGTGGGGCGCGGGCAGACGATcaagggcggcggcgggcgcggcgccggcgccggtgggTCGGCGTCGAACCCTAGCAAGGGCGGCGcgtccagctccggcgccgcccagTCGCCGTCGTCGGCCTCCAAGGAGCCGCCGCAGCTGTCCCCCGCCGACCGGTTCGAGCAGCAGCGCAAGAAGGCCAAGCTCATCTCCATGCTCGACGAG GTGGATCGTCGTTACAACCACTACTGCGACCAGATGCAGATGGTGGTGAACTTCTTCGACTCGGTGATGGGGTTCGGCGCCGCGACACCGTACACGGCGCTGGCGCAGAAGGCCATGTCGCGGCACTTCCGGTGCCTCAAGGACGCCATCGCGGGGCAGCTGCGGCAGAGTTGCGAACTGCTGGGGGAGAAGGACGCCGGCACGGGGTCGGGCCTCACCAAGGGGGAGACGCCGCGGCTGCGCGCCATCGACCAGAGCCTCCGGCAGCAGCGCGCCTTCCACCACATGGGGATGATGGAGCAGGAGGCGTGGCGGCCCCAGCGCGGCCTCCCCGAGCGCTCCGTCTCCATCCTCCGCTCATGGCTCTTCGAGCACTTCCTACACCC GTACCCGAGCGACGCCGATAAGCACCTGTTGGCGAGGCAGACGGGGCTGTCCAGGAACCAG GTATCGAATTGGTTCATCAACGCCCGAGTCCGGCTATGGAAGCCCATGATCGAGGAGATGTACCAGCAGGAGACGAAGGAGCTCGAGGGCTCTTCCGCCGGCGGTGGGGCGGGCGGACCGGAGTCCGGCAATGACCCCTCCGGCGCCGACGACATGCACTCCCCCACGACCACCGGCGCGATGCAGCACTCTCACTTGCAGCCGCAAGGAGTAGTAATGCAGCACGGCGGCGGCAGGTATGGCATCCAGCAAGAACACGGGATGCCTGGCATCCACCCCCACAAGCTCGACCCCGGCGCAGCGGGGCCCTCGGCGGCGGACGCCGCCTTCGTCGGCCTCGACCCGGTCGAgctcctcggcggcgacgcgcaCGTCGGTGCCGCGGACGACTTGTATGGGAGGTTCGAGCCCGGGGTCAGGATGAGGTACGGGCCCGCCACCACAGGGGCGGCCACCGGCGACGTGTCACTCACGCTTGGCCTGCAGCACGCCGGCGCCGGCAACCCGGGGCCGGACGCCAGCGGCcggttctccttgagagactacaATGGTTGCTGA